From the Anguilla anguilla isolate fAngAng1 chromosome 8, fAngAng1.pri, whole genome shotgun sequence genome, one window contains:
- the ext1c gene encoding exostosin-1c, translating into MQARKKYVLLALCTCCWLLLFYWGGVQVRLLKLLARQRGEEVRPWPDWVDRATLLGYAELEELQAGEGAGESPRQRRQAWSGIYKDSRCRMETCFDFSRCRGRDGFRVYVYPGEKGERVSESYRKILASIGESRYYTADPREACLFVLSIDTLDRDQLSAQYVPSVDERIRGYPLWNDGRNHLIFNLYSGTWPNYTEDLGFNIGQAILAKASLNVEHFRPGFDVSIPLFSKEHPQKGGERGWLVRNTVPPRRKYLLMFKGKRYLTGIGSDTRNALHHIHNGKDIVSLTTCRHGKDWEKHKDARCDHDNLEYERYDYQELLHNSTFCLVPRGRRLGSFRFLESLQAACIPVLLSNGWELPFSDVIQWSQAVIEGDERLLLQVPSTVRAVDNERVLALRQRTQMLWDAYFSSVDKIVLTTLEIIKDRVFSHVSRNKLMWNALPGGLLVLPEYSTHLAHFPFYYLSLGISPGQEFTAVIHAVSPLVSQSQPIMKLLQVVSKSKYCSQIIILWNSEKPPPPKSKWPPMPVPLTVTDGRRKTTSRFLPHVAIETEGVLSLDEDTVLLTSEVNFAFLVWRSFPERIVGYPPRSHFWDPVKQVWGYTSKWTNEYSIVLTGAAFYHRYYHHLFSQYLPPSLRALVDRTSNCEDILMNFLVSSVTHLPPIKVAQRKQYKELPNLQGVKGAPWSNPEHFTQRQECVNAFASWFGYMPLVHSQFRLDPLLFKDQVSVLRKKYKDLERA; encoded by the exons ATGCAGGCTCGCAAGAAGTATGTCCTCCTCGCCCTCTGCACTTGCTGCTGGCTGCTTCTCTTCTACTGGGGTGGGGTGCAAGTGCGTCTCCTCAAACTGCTGGCCCGGCAGCGGGGCGAGGAGGTGCGGCCGTGGCCCGACTGGGTCGACCGGGCAACGCTGCTGGGATACgctgagctggaggagctgcaggcgggcgagggggcgggggagtcgCCACGACAACGGCGGCAGGCCTGGTCGGGGATCTACAAGGACAGCCGCTGCCGAATGGAGACCTGCTTCGACTTCTCGCGGTGCCGCGGGCGCGACGGCTTCCGCGTCTACGTGTACCCTGGCGAGAAGGGCGAGAGGGTGTCCGAGAGCTACCGCAAGATCCTGGCGTCCATCGGCGAGTCGCGGTACTACACCGCCGACCCGCGCGAGGCCTGCCTGTTCGTGCTGAGCATCGACACGCTGGACCGCGATCAGCTCTCGGCCCAGTACGTGCCCAGCGTGGACGAGCGCATCCGAGGCTACCCGCTCTGGAACGACGGCCGCAACCACCTCATCTTCAACCTGTACTCCGGCACGTGGCCCAACTACACGGAGGACCTGGGCTTCAATATCGGGCAGGCCATCCTGGCCAAAGCCAGCCTCAACGTGGAGCACTTCCGTCCCGGGTTTGAcgtctccatccctctcttttccAAAGAGCACCCCCAGAAAGGCGGCGAGCGGGGCTGGCTGGTGCGGAACACGGTGCCCCCCCGCAGGAAGTACCTGTTGATGTTCAAGGGCAAGCGGTACCTTACGGGCATCGGGTCGGACACCCGCAACGCCCTGCACCACATCCACAACGGCAAGGACATTGTGTCACTAACCACCTGTCGCCATGGCAAAGACTGGGAGAAGCACAAGGATGCACGATGTGACCATGACAACCTGGAGTATGAGAG GTATGACTATCAGGAGCTGCTCCACAACTCCACCTTCTGCCTCGTTCCTCGGGGGCGGCGCCTGGGCTCCTTCCGCTTCCTGGAGTCCCTGCAG GCGGCCTGTATCCCAGTGTTGCTAAGTAACGGCTGGGAGCTGCCCTTCTCTGATGTTATCCAGTGGAGCCAGGCTGTCATCGAGGGAGACGagaggctgctgctgcag gTCCCATCCACGGTGCGGGCAGTGGACAACGAGAGAGTTCTGGCTTTGAGGCAGCGCACACAAATGCTGTGGGACGCTTACTTCTCCTCCGTCGACAAGATTGTGCTCACCACGCTGGAG atcaTTAAAGACCGGGTGTTCTCGCATGTGTCCCGGAACAAGCTCATGTGGAACGCTCTGCCAGGTGGCCTGCTGGTACTGCCGGAGTACTCCACCCACTTGGCACACTTCCCCTTCTACTACCTGAGCCTAG GGATCAGTCCTGGCCAAGAGTTCACTGCAGTCATCCATGCTGTCTCTCCATTGGTCTCCCAGTCTCAGCCAATCATGAAGCTCCTACAGGTTGTGTCCAAGTCCAAGTACTGCTCACAG ATTATCATCCTGTGGAACAGCGAGAAGCCGCCTCCCCCTAAGAGCAAGTGGCCGCCCATGCCAGTGCCTCTGACCGTGACGGACGGGAGGAGGAAG aCCACCAGCCGCTTCCTGCCCCATGTTGCCATAGAAACCGAGGGAGTGCTTAGCCTGGATGAGGACACAGTTCTGCTGACTAGTGAG GTGAACTTTGCCTTCCTGGTCTGGCGCAGCTTTCCTGAGCGAATTGTGGGGTACCCACCCCGGAGCCACTTCTGGGACCCCGTGAAGCAGGTCTGGGGGTACACCTCCAAGTGGACTAATGAGTACTCCATCGTCCTGACTGGAGCTGCCTTCTACCACAG GTATTATCATCACCTCTTCTCCCAGTACCTGCCCCCTTCGCTCCGTGCCCTGGTGGATCGCACCTCCAACTGTGAGGACATCCTGATGAACTTCTTGGTGTCGTCCGTTACTCACCTGCCACCAATCAAAGTGGCCCAGAGAAAACAGTACAAAGAATTGCCCAACCTACAG GGAGTAAAGGGCGCCCCCTGGTCAAACCCGGAGCACTTTACCCAGAGGCAGGAGTGTGTGAACGCCTTCGCCAGCTGGTTCGGCTACATGCCGCTGGTTCATTCCCAGTTCCGCCTTGACCCCTTGCTCTTCAAGGACCAGGTGTCTGTCCTGCGCAAGAAATACAAAGACCTGGAGCGTGCCTGA